From a region of the Danio aesculapii chromosome 4, fDanAes4.1, whole genome shotgun sequence genome:
- the gxylt1b gene encoding LOW QUALITY PROTEIN: glucoside xylosyltransferase 1 (The sequence of the model RefSeq protein was modified relative to this genomic sequence to represent the inferred CDS: deleted 2 bases in 1 codon), with protein sequence MRIYLRTFSLCIVVALLSLVFLFSKHDEGSFSAGFKQVRAPPQHKSFNGNVRSKQRPTVTTSHRDVVKKPNSPVQQEALMHLAVVACGERQGEAVNMLKTAVTLSQRVLTFHIFAEQQLHTSIKADLDSWPAFIQGKFSYVLHPISFPHEHHEEWSQLFKPCASQRLFLPMILRDLDSLLYVDTDVLFLQPVELIWDTLMLFNSTQLIAMAPEHEERRIAWYSRFSRHPYYGKTGINSGVMLMNLTRMRIAQFKNDLTPIGLHWDELLMPLLQKYKLNITWGDQDLINIIFHYNPEMVFTLPCHWNYRPDHCIYGSNCAPAEDEGVFMLHGNRGVFHSDKQPAFRAVYEAFEQYTFGEDLRQSLLSPLEVALNETTHTYCGKVSHFFTMGLLKSVRRLQRATPPGD encoded by the exons ATGCGTATATATCTTAGGACATTTAGTTTGTGCATAGTTGTCGCTCTTTTATCTTTGGTGTTTTTGTTCAGCAAACATGACGAAGGAAGTTTTTCGGCTGGGTTTAAGCAAGTTCGAGCGCCGCCCCAACATAAGAGCTTCAATGGA AACGTTAGAAGCAAACAACGACCCACCGTGACCACATCACACCG AGATGTTGTCAAGAAGCCGAACTCACCTGTTCAGCAGGAGGCACTGATGCATCTGGCAGTGGTGGCCTGTGGAGAGAGACAAGGAGAAGCGGTCAACATGCTGAAGACTGCAGTCACGCTCAGCCAAAGAGTCTTGACATTTCACATCTTTGCAGAGCAACAGTTACACACCAGCATTAAAGCCGAT CTGGATTCCTGGCCGGCTTTCATCCAAGGGAAATTCAGCTATGTTCTTCACCCCATTTCATTCCCCCATGAGCACCATGAAGAGTGGAGTCAGCTTTTCAAACCTTGTGCTTCACAGAGACTCTTTCTGCCC ATGATTCTGAGGGACCTGGACTCCTTGCTGTATGTGGACACAGATGTGCTCTTCCTGCAGCCTGTAGAGCTGATCTGGGACACGCTGATGCTCTTTAACTCCACACAGTTAATAGCAATGGCTCCAGAACACGAGGAGCGCAGGATCGCCTGGTACAGTCGCTTCTCCCGACATCCCTATTATGGGAAAACTGGCATCAACTCTGGCGTCATGCTGATGAACTTGACCCGGATGCGAATCGCACAATTCAAG AATGACTTGACCCCTATCGGTCTCCATTGGGACGAGCTCCTGATGCctttattacaaaaatacaagCTTAACATCACGTGGGGTGACCAAGACCTCATTAACATCATTTTCCATTACAATCCAG AAATGGTATTTACATTGCCCTGCCACTGGAACTACCGTCCCGATCACTGCATCTACGGCAGCAACTGCGCTCCTGCTGAAGACGAGGGTGTTTTCATGCTACACGGCAACAGAGGAGTGTTTCACAGTGACAAACAGCCTGCCTTCAGGGCCGTGTATGAGGCTTTCGAACAG TACACATTTGGCGAGGATCTCAGACAGTCACTGCTGTCACCGCTGGAAGTGGCATTGAATGAAACGACACACACATACTGTGGTAAAGTCAGTCATTTCTTTACTATGGGACTCCTAAAGTCTGTCAGGAGGCTCCAGAGAGCGACTCCACCAGGTGACTGA